Proteins from one Candida orthopsilosis Co 90-125, chromosome 2 draft sequence genomic window:
- a CDS encoding Mrps12 protein (S. cerevisiae homolog MRPS12 is structural constituent of mitochondrial small ribosomal subunit): MFRSSLGANLCSLIRPITRPQHIPTSTTSVSSYLRSIQRIRPTSLINTTPNSSIAFPFQQLRYSSINQIQHFKHYKPPKRNITKSPDLQGNPFKKGVILRIMILKPKKPNSALRKCCRVRLTNGKVISALIPGEGHNLQEHHVVLVRGGRVQDVPGVKYHLVRGAFDLVGVANRSTSRSKYGVKKPKQ, from the coding sequence ATGTTTCGTTCTAGTCTAGGAGCAAACCTATGCTCACTAATAAGACCAATAACCAGACCACAGCATATACCAACATCCACCACATCTGTATCATCATATCTCCGATCAATTCAACGTATACGCCCAACATCGCTCATCAATACAACCCCTAATTCCTCCATTGCATTCCCATTCCAACAGTTACGatattcatcaatcaatcaaattcaacatttcaaacactacaaaccaccaaaacGCAACATTACAAAATCACCCGATTTACAAGGCAATCCATTCAAAAAGGGAGTAATATTACGTATAATGATTCTCAAACCCAAGAAGCCTAACTCTGCATTGAGAAAATGTTGTAGAGTTCGTTTGACTAATGGTAAAGTTATTAGTGCATTAATTCCTGGTGAAGGACACAATTTACAAGAACATCATGTTGTTTTAGTTAGAGGTGGTAGAGTTCAAGATGTTCCTGGTGTCAAATATCATTTGGTTCGTGGTgcttttgatttggttggGGTGGCTAATAGATCTACTTCGAGGAGTAAATACGGTGTAAAGAAACCAAAGCAATAG